From Sediminibacterium sp. TEGAF015, a single genomic window includes:
- a CDS encoding cytochrome C oxidase subunit IV family protein has product MSHTAEHHEHAGGGTKEIIRVTVILTVLTIIELIIGFLMIDIPLSSVGVRLALKGAIVILMMAKAFYIVAYFMHLKHEVKNLIMTIVVPLALFIWFIIAFLYDGNSFKNLRNTYDPYFKEQSTIKVEKKEHGAAGKHEGASEKHEESKDEKKATH; this is encoded by the coding sequence ATGTCACATACAGCTGAACATCACGAACACGCAGGAGGGGGTACAAAAGAAATTATCCGAGTAACGGTAATTCTTACGGTTTTAACGATAATAGAATTGATTATTGGATTCTTGATGATTGATATTCCTCTAAGCAGTGTGGGGGTAAGATTAGCACTTAAAGGTGCCATTGTGATTTTAATGATGGCGAAGGCCTTCTATATTGTTGCTTACTTCATGCACTTAAAGCATGAGGTAAAGAACCTTATAATGACGATAGTAGTTCCGTTGGCATTGTTTATCTGGTTCATTATTGCCTTCTTATATGATGGTAATTCTTTCAAAAACCTTCGCAATACCTATGACCCATACTTTAAGGAGCAAAGTACTATTAAGGTAGAAAAGAAAGAGCACGGTGCAGCTGGAAAGCATGAAGGGGCAAGTGAAAAGCACGAAGAATCAAAAGACGAGAAAAAAGCAACTCATTAA